In Haloarcula salinisoli, one genomic interval encodes:
- a CDS encoding helix-turn-helix domain-containing protein, whose product MAAIDQTTTTWLTLDLWHPNCWAIKATGETTGGVLAHSIYTSPKTDGNHSGKVKGLFTAFADDEPAVNDLLDAIRDSEHAGELSELQERFGRERNAPGNVVREFFLEYDPDDMVCPTLLEHGFVHNAPVRIENGREEWQVCFVDERSQIDDALERVREQAGAEVTVDSITTGEAAATTARDQRLDTLTAKQRDVFEHAREAGYYEWPRQCDTRELADDLGVSKTTLLEHLRKAEAKLLDP is encoded by the coding sequence ATGGCCGCGATTGACCAGACCACCACGACGTGGCTCACCCTCGACCTGTGGCATCCGAACTGCTGGGCTATCAAGGCGACCGGAGAGACTACCGGTGGCGTGCTGGCCCACTCCATCTACACCTCGCCGAAGACAGACGGGAACCACAGCGGGAAGGTAAAGGGGCTGTTCACCGCGTTCGCCGACGACGAACCGGCGGTAAACGACCTGCTGGACGCGATTCGGGACTCCGAGCACGCCGGCGAGCTCTCCGAGCTCCAGGAACGCTTCGGACGCGAACGCAACGCCCCCGGGAACGTGGTCCGGGAGTTCTTCCTCGAGTACGACCCCGACGACATGGTGTGTCCGACCCTGCTGGAACACGGCTTCGTCCACAACGCCCCGGTCCGCATCGAGAACGGGCGCGAGGAGTGGCAGGTCTGTTTCGTGGACGAACGCTCCCAGATAGACGACGCGCTGGAGCGGGTTCGCGAGCAGGCCGGCGCGGAGGTCACCGTCGACTCCATCACCACGGGCGAGGCCGCCGCAACCACCGCCCGGGACCAGCGACTCGACACGCTCACCGCCAAACAGCGGGACGTGTTCGAACACGCACGCGAGGCGGGCTACTACGAGTGGCCACGGCAGTGTGACACGCGCGAACTGGCAGACGACCTCGGCGTCTCGAAGACCACGCTGCTGGAACACCTCAGAAAAGCCGAAGCGAAGCTGCTGGACCCGTAG